From the Bacillus carboniphilus genome, one window contains:
- a CDS encoding helix-hairpin-helix domain-containing protein, translated as MLESPKRIFIIALLLFLIFFIGFWMQKKEESAWNTTQALTIVPESLQDEDEHPNEELVPPENMESLPEKEIWVYVDVKGAVDKPGVYKVSENSRVQDVVKKAGGFTKEADQMQINLALKVWDQMLLYVPEQGEEIEIVSTPVISSQDSTDHRINVNTATLQELMTLNGIGEKKAEAIIKYREENGPFISVEELLNISGIGEGILSKIREDISL; from the coding sequence ATGTTAGAAAGCCCTAAAAGAATATTTATAATCGCCCTTTTATTATTTTTAATCTTTTTCATTGGCTTTTGGATGCAAAAAAAAGAAGAGTCAGCCTGGAATACGACGCAAGCTTTAACAATTGTTCCAGAAAGCTTACAAGATGAAGACGAACATCCTAATGAAGAGTTAGTACCACCTGAGAACATGGAGTCATTGCCCGAAAAGGAGATATGGGTATATGTTGATGTTAAGGGTGCAGTGGATAAGCCAGGTGTATATAAAGTTTCGGAAAATTCTCGGGTGCAGGATGTTGTAAAGAAAGCGGGAGGATTTACAAAAGAGGCGGATCAGATGCAAATAAATCTTGCCCTTAAAGTATGGGACCAAATGCTCCTATATGTGCCCGAACAAGGGGAAGAAATTGAGATAGTTAGTACACCCGTGATATCATCACAAGATAGTACTGATCACCGCATCAATGTTAATACGGCAACTCTTCAGGAATTGATGACTTTAAATGGTATAGGTGAGAAAAAGGCAGAAGCCATTATTAAATATAGAGAGGAAAATGGTCCATTTATTTCTGTAGAGGAACTCTTAAACATATCAGGAATTGGAGAAGGAATTCTGTCGAAGATTCGCGAAGATATAAGCTTGTAA
- a CDS encoding ComE operon protein 2 produces the protein MSRITWNEYFMAQSQLLALRSTCTRLAVGATIVRDKRMIAGGYNGSIAGGEHCTEKGCYVIDGHCIRTIHAEMNAILQCAKFGVQTDGAEIYVTHFPCLNCSKAIIQAGIKAVYYAQSYKNHPYAIELFKQAGVKTEQVTLDNNDVVAAFSN, from the coding sequence ATGAGTAGAATTACATGGAACGAATATTTTATGGCGCAAAGCCAACTACTTGCACTACGAAGCACTTGTACACGATTAGCTGTAGGTGCAACGATTGTTAGGGACAAAAGAATGATAGCAGGTGGTTATAATGGATCCATAGCAGGAGGGGAACACTGTACAGAAAAAGGGTGTTATGTGATTGATGGACACTGTATAAGGACAATTCATGCTGAAATGAATGCGATATTACAATGTGCGAAATTTGGAGTGCAGACAGACGGTGCTGAAATTTATGTAACACATTTTCCTTGTCTTAATTGTTCAAAAGCCATTATTCAAGCTGGTATTAAAGCAGTGTACTATGCACAAAGCTATAAGAATCATCCATATGCAATAGAACTTTTTAAGCAAGCTGGAGTGAAAACAGAGCAAGTCACTCTTGATAACAACGATGTAGTTGCAGCTTTTTCAAACTAG
- a CDS encoding DNA internalization-related competence protein ComEC/Rec2 — protein MGIVGFLVILLLIVKRRPFLFLLTLCICVFSVRAEISMQSSSGWTEGDSKILKVYFNQSPEVMGNKARSIVNTTSGDKVQIEIQDLNAIGFIEPGMRCTVEGSLISPPTPTNFNAFDYRQYLQTKGVQWIFKVNTIYKPDCLFDPSFFSFTFTHQLRDQIKQILNDRLPSPTKELTIALLLGDRDGIESHVLKAYENLGIVHLLAISGLHVGLISAVFIGLCIRFKMTRKTAVIFLIAIFPFYTVIAGGASSVTRAVSMVCIGLIGYLLKIRFPLIYIVSLAFFSMIFIQPFVIYSVGFQLSYSVSSALILSIQYVFSKPLNPVKQVFIVSFVATLSSLPFLLYHFYSFSPFSVLLNLLYVPLYSFIILPSSWLLGILSIVIGELPRLILDSFNFVISLAHRLALWVNELPFSSITVGRPTVIQMCIFIIGIFILMVRLEGRKSNVKAFVFIMTLSSSVLLIPNVNSIVTMIDIGQGDSILIQMPLNKGTYLIDTGGADWDQEKDEEDQYIAARSILIPYLKSLGITKVDKLIITHGDLDHAGGTLLLMEEFKISELVLGKKLLFSDLEKDILGKAKAEGIHIHYAKEGDYWETLGGRFEILSPEGKEVNENDRSIVIKAKIHDIGFLFTGDISKEKEQTIIRRYPNLKADVLKVGHHGSNTSTSNIFLRKLNPSYALISVGRKNWYGHPHKEVLERLATEEIQVLRTDENGAIQIKINPFFGGTIRTKMP, from the coding sequence ATGGGGATTGTAGGGTTTCTGGTTATCCTCCTTTTGATTGTTAAAAGGAGACCCTTTTTGTTCCTATTGACCCTTTGTATATGTGTTTTCTCCGTCAGAGCCGAGATCAGCATGCAATCATCATCTGGTTGGACGGAGGGGGATAGTAAAATCTTAAAAGTCTATTTCAATCAGTCACCTGAAGTTATGGGAAATAAAGCGAGATCTATTGTAAATACCACTTCAGGAGATAAAGTACAAATTGAAATTCAAGATCTAAATGCGATAGGTTTTATTGAACCGGGGATGAGGTGTACTGTCGAAGGAAGCCTCATCTCACCACCTACCCCAACAAATTTTAACGCATTTGATTATCGGCAGTACCTTCAAACAAAAGGGGTCCAATGGATTTTTAAAGTTAACACTATTTATAAACCTGATTGTTTGTTTGATCCCTCTTTCTTTTCTTTCACTTTTACCCACCAGCTCCGAGACCAGATAAAACAGATTCTAAATGATCGGCTTCCTTCTCCCACTAAAGAATTAACTATAGCTTTATTACTGGGAGATAGGGATGGAATTGAAAGTCATGTCCTTAAAGCATACGAAAATTTGGGGATCGTTCATTTGTTAGCAATCTCAGGTTTACATGTAGGTTTGATATCTGCTGTATTTATAGGGCTATGTATCCGGTTTAAAATGACGCGTAAAACGGCTGTTATTTTTTTGATTGCAATCTTCCCATTTTATACAGTAATAGCTGGTGGCGCATCTTCCGTTACACGTGCTGTTTCTATGGTGTGTATTGGGCTGATAGGGTACTTGCTTAAAATCCGTTTTCCTCTCATTTACATTGTTTCTCTTGCCTTTTTTAGTATGATTTTCATTCAGCCCTTTGTAATCTATAGTGTGGGTTTTCAGCTTTCCTATTCGGTCTCATCAGCATTGATTCTCTCGATACAATATGTATTTTCCAAGCCATTAAATCCAGTGAAGCAAGTTTTTATCGTTTCTTTTGTAGCGACATTAAGCTCGTTACCGTTCCTCTTGTACCACTTTTATTCTTTTTCTCCTTTTAGTGTCTTACTTAACCTATTGTATGTTCCTCTATATTCTTTCATCATCTTGCCTTCCAGTTGGTTATTAGGGATTCTCTCCATTGTTATTGGAGAGTTACCACGACTTATTTTAGACTCATTCAATTTCGTTATTTCGTTAGCTCATCGTTTAGCATTATGGGTAAATGAGCTACCCTTTTCAAGTATTACCGTAGGAAGACCCACTGTTATACAGATGTGTATTTTCATTATTGGAATTTTCATTTTGATGGTGAGATTAGAGGGCAGGAAATCAAATGTGAAGGCTTTTGTTTTTATAATGACATTATCAAGTAGTGTCCTGCTCATTCCCAACGTAAATTCAATCGTTACCATGATTGATATTGGACAAGGTGACTCAATATTAATTCAAATGCCATTAAATAAAGGAACTTACCTAATAGATACCGGTGGTGCTGATTGGGACCAGGAGAAGGATGAAGAAGACCAATATATTGCAGCTAGATCCATTTTAATTCCCTATTTAAAAAGTCTTGGTATAACAAAAGTAGATAAACTGATCATTACTCATGGGGACTTAGATCATGCAGGTGGGACATTGCTTTTAATGGAGGAGTTCAAAATTTCAGAGCTTGTGTTAGGAAAAAAACTCCTTTTTTCGGATTTGGAAAAGGATATTCTGGGTAAAGCAAAAGCAGAAGGAATTCACATCCATTATGCGAAAGAAGGAGATTACTGGGAAACACTCGGGGGAAGGTTTGAGATTTTATCACCAGAGGGTAAAGAGGTAAATGAGAATGACCGTTCAATTGTTATCAAAGCTAAGATTCATGATATTGGGTTTCTCTTTACAGGGGACATATCAAAGGAAAAAGAACAAACGATCATCCGTCGTTATCCAAATCTAAAAGCAGATGTATTAAAAGTGGGTCATCATGGAAGCAATACCTCTACTTCGAATATTTTTTTAAGAAAGCTTAATCCCAGTTATGCTCTCATAAGTGTGGGGAGAAAAAATTGGTATGGTCATCCACACAAAGAAGTGTTAGAGAGATTAGCTACCGAAGAAATTCAGGTCTTGAGAACAGATGAAAATGGTGCCATTCAAATAAAAATAAATCCCTTTTTCGGTGGAACCATCCGGACGAAAATGCCATAA
- a CDS encoding YqzM family protein, with amino-acid sequence MNQFEKEVQSKRNDAVDSGVGFIVSFGFFATMFIIATLVEFFGR; translated from the coding sequence GTGAATCAGTTTGAGAAGGAAGTTCAAAGCAAACGTAATGACGCTGTAGACTCCGGTGTAGGCTTCATCGTTTCATTCGGATTTTTTGCAACTATGTTCATTATTGCTACATTAGTTGAGTTTTTTGGCCGTTAA
- the holA gene encoding DNA polymerase III subunit delta: MDVWKQIKKGQFSPIYLICGTESFIMNKTKHLILKNALDDENMDFNYSQYDMEETLVETAVDDARTLPFLGERRVVVIEKPFFLTGEKKNNVPEHTLDQLEEYIKDPNPSTIFIIYAQYDKLDERKKLTKLLRKEAEVVEAKPLSGYHLEQWIKEQVDVAKLHMDQRAIETLMQLGGTQLSTLNKEIEKLALYAGEQNRVSAEEVELLVSKSLETNIFSFVDKVVRKDTKQSFMILTDLLKQKEEPIKIVALLASQFRLIYQVKSYSQKGYGQKQMASLIGAAPFRIQIASKQSALFEQHELYAIMQAFAQADYEMKTGKMEKELILELLLLKIHQIRNKKTAL; the protein is encoded by the coding sequence ATGGATGTTTGGAAACAAATCAAAAAAGGGCAGTTCTCTCCCATTTATTTAATATGCGGCACGGAAAGTTTTATTATGAATAAAACGAAACATTTAATTTTAAAAAATGCACTAGATGATGAAAATATGGATTTTAACTATTCACAGTATGATATGGAAGAAACACTTGTTGAAACGGCGGTTGACGATGCACGAACTCTTCCGTTTCTCGGTGAGAGACGAGTGGTGGTCATTGAAAAACCATTCTTTCTTACCGGAGAAAAGAAAAACAATGTACCCGAACATACGTTAGATCAATTGGAAGAATACATAAAAGACCCGAACCCGAGTACCATTTTTATTATTTATGCGCAGTACGACAAACTGGATGAACGGAAAAAACTAACCAAATTATTAAGGAAAGAAGCTGAGGTTGTAGAGGCAAAACCACTCTCAGGTTACCATCTTGAACAGTGGATAAAGGAACAAGTTGATGTAGCAAAGCTTCACATGGATCAACGGGCAATTGAAACGCTTATGCAGCTTGGAGGGACCCAGCTTTCAACCTTAAATAAGGAAATTGAAAAGTTAGCACTATATGCTGGTGAGCAGAATAGAGTTTCAGCGGAGGAAGTGGAGTTATTAGTATCCAAATCATTAGAGACAAACATTTTTTCGTTTGTAGATAAAGTGGTTCGAAAGGATACAAAACAAAGCTTTATGATATTAACAGACTTACTAAAACAAAAAGAAGAGCCGATAAAGATTGTGGCATTATTAGCATCTCAGTTTAGACTTATTTACCAGGTGAAGTCATATTCGCAAAAAGGATATGGGCAAAAGCAAATGGCTTCTCTTATAGGGGCAGCTCCGTTTCGGATTCAAATTGCTTCTAAGCAGAGCGCTTTATTTGAACAACATGAACTTTATGCGATTATGCAAGCATTCGCTCAAGCTGATTACGAGATGAAAACGGGGAAAATGGAAAAAGAGTTAATCCTTGAACTACTACTCTTAAAAATTCACCAAATAAGAAACAAAAAAACAGCGCTGTAA
- the rpsT gene encoding 30S ribosomal protein S20, with amino-acid sequence MPNIKSAIKRVKTTDKRNALNAAQKSAMRTAVKKVEAAIANKDVEAAKASISFAGKQLDKAATKGLIHKNAAARKKSRLAKQVQSLNA; translated from the coding sequence ATGCCAAATATTAAGTCAGCTATCAAACGTGTTAAAACAACTGATAAACGTAACGCTCTTAACGCAGCTCAAAAATCTGCAATGCGTACAGCAGTGAAGAAAGTTGAAGCAGCGATCGCTAATAAAGACGTTGAAGCAGCAAAGGCTTCTATCTCTTTCGCAGGCAAGCAACTTGATAAAGCAGCTACTAAAGGATTAATCCACAAAAATGCAGCTGCTCGTAAAAAGTCTCGCTTAGCAAAACAAGTTCAATCACTAAACGCATAA
- the gpr gene encoding GPR endopeptidase — protein sequence MGEKMDLSMYSVRTDLAVEAREMVVEQQDQEQKETLSEIQGVQIKDREEEGIKITEVIISEAGSETIGKKPGRYLTVEAQGIRQQDTVYQQKVEEVLAREFSTFLADKGISKDASCLVVGLGNWNVTPDALGPLVCENLYVTRHLFELQPHAVEEGYRPVSALAPGVMGLTGIETSDIIFGVVNKTKPDFVIAIDALASRSIERVNSTIQISDSGIHPGSGVGNKRKEISEETLGIPVIAIGVPTVVDAVTITSDTIDFILKHFGREISEQGKPSKALTPAGMTFGEKKVYTDEDLPSEEHRKSFLGLVGTLEDDEKRKLISEVLAPIGHNLMVTPKEVDVFIEDTANLVATALNAALHESVDQSDAGFKTR from the coding sequence ATGGGTGAAAAAATGGATTTATCTATGTATTCAGTTCGTACGGATTTAGCCGTAGAGGCAAGGGAAATGGTCGTGGAGCAACAAGACCAGGAGCAAAAGGAAACTCTATCCGAGATACAAGGAGTTCAGATAAAGGACCGTGAAGAGGAAGGAATTAAAATTACAGAGGTTATCATTTCTGAAGCTGGATCCGAAACTATTGGAAAGAAACCAGGAAGGTACTTAACGGTCGAAGCACAAGGTATTAGACAGCAGGATACCGTATATCAACAAAAGGTAGAAGAAGTTTTGGCTAGAGAGTTTAGCACTTTTCTAGCTGATAAAGGGATTTCAAAGGATGCTTCTTGTTTAGTAGTTGGACTTGGTAACTGGAATGTGACGCCGGATGCGCTCGGCCCACTTGTGTGTGAAAACCTATATGTAACAAGACATTTATTTGAGTTGCAACCTCATGCTGTTGAAGAAGGCTACCGACCTGTAAGTGCTTTGGCGCCTGGGGTTATGGGGCTAACGGGAATTGAAACAAGTGATATTATTTTTGGTGTGGTCAATAAAACAAAGCCCGACTTTGTGATTGCCATAGATGCCTTAGCTTCTAGGTCAATAGAAAGAGTGAATTCTACTATTCAAATCTCTGATAGCGGGATCCATCCTGGCTCAGGTGTGGGAAATAAGCGAAAAGAAATCAGTGAAGAAACGCTTGGTATCCCTGTAATCGCAATTGGAGTACCGACTGTAGTAGATGCAGTAACGATTACGAGCGATACGATTGATTTTATATTAAAGCATTTTGGTAGAGAAATATCTGAACAAGGAAAGCCATCAAAGGCTTTGACACCGGCAGGGATGACTTTTGGCGAAAAAAAGGTGTATACAGATGAGGACCTTCCTAGCGAAGAGCATAGAAAATCATTTCTTGGTTTAGTAGGGACGCTAGAAGACGACGAAAAGAGGAAGTTAATTTCGGAAGTACTAGCTCCTATTGGCCATAACCTGATGGTTACACCTAAAGAAGTAGATGTCTTCATAGAAGATACTGCGAATCTTGTGGCAACAGCATTAAATGCAGCATTACATGAATCTGTTGACCAGTCAGATGCAGGATTTAAAACAAGATAA
- the spoIIP gene encoding stage II sporulation protein P, which produces MKPIRPTSPFITINALPVVKVIGFFFVTLLLLFSLSGAITKLNHQLGLSSLNVHNAVSKLNIEALYAVMGTENRLFLKGLPEEKQQIPIAKPLLTMTTSIDFDQPKSFLGKELPGLYHYERNVVAPRDGSDYTDMPVETPPPESGIEKDAPVKNVDDLDEKEPPSEADTPPIEQTTGDKDVVYIYFTHNHESFLPHLEGVTEPNLSYHSEVNITRLGDRLKDGLEAKGIGTSVDKTDIMGKIISGEYDFADAYDLSRPVVQEALATNRDVSYVIDIHRDAQPREKTTIEIDGKSYAKVMFVYGRENPNYEENKKIADELHKRLNEAYPGISRDVFPRAGIGVDGVYNQDLHGNALLIEIGGYENTFEELFNTADAFAEVFSEFYWQAEAVNAEEETSKTEQ; this is translated from the coding sequence TTGAAACCTATTCGTCCGACTAGTCCCTTTATCACTATTAACGCGCTACCAGTTGTAAAAGTCATTGGATTCTTTTTTGTCACCTTGCTTCTTCTTTTTTCTTTAAGTGGAGCCATTACAAAGCTGAATCACCAGCTAGGTCTTTCATCTTTAAATGTGCATAATGCAGTTTCGAAGCTTAATATCGAAGCTTTATATGCGGTGATGGGAACGGAAAATCGACTTTTTCTAAAGGGTTTACCTGAGGAAAAACAACAGATTCCCATCGCAAAGCCGTTACTTACCATGACAACCAGTATCGATTTTGATCAACCGAAGTCTTTCTTAGGAAAAGAACTGCCAGGATTATACCATTATGAGCGGAATGTCGTTGCGCCAAGAGATGGTAGTGATTATACAGACATGCCTGTTGAAACACCGCCACCTGAAAGCGGGATTGAAAAGGATGCTCCAGTCAAGAATGTGGATGATTTAGATGAAAAAGAGCCCCCTTCTGAAGCAGATACACCACCTATTGAGCAAACAACAGGTGATAAAGACGTTGTATATATTTATTTTACACATAATCATGAGTCATTTTTGCCTCACCTTGAAGGAGTTACAGAACCAAATTTATCTTATCACTCTGAAGTAAATATAACGAGACTAGGGGACCGATTAAAAGATGGCTTAGAAGCAAAAGGTATTGGAACATCCGTTGATAAAACAGATATCATGGGGAAAATTATAAGTGGAGAATATGACTTTGCGGATGCCTACGATTTGTCTCGGCCAGTCGTTCAGGAAGCCTTAGCTACGAATCGTGATGTTTCCTATGTTATTGATATTCATCGTGATGCGCAGCCTCGTGAAAAGACGACGATTGAAATTGATGGTAAAAGCTATGCGAAAGTCATGTTTGTATATGGAAGAGAAAATCCAAACTATGAAGAAAATAAAAAAATAGCCGACGAACTTCATAAAAGGTTGAATGAAGCATACCCAGGGATCAGTAGAGATGTTTTTCCGAGAGCAGGAATTGGTGTTGACGGTGTTTATAATCAAGATCTACATGGAAATGCATTACTCATTGAAATCGGAGGCTATGAAAATACATTTGAGGAACTTTTTAATACGGCAGATGCTTTTGCTGAAGTATTTAGTGAGTTTTACTGGCAAGCTGAAGCAGTCAATGCAGAAGAGGAAACTAGTAAAACAGAGCAGTAA
- a CDS encoding DUF3679 domain-containing protein — MKKFTLKVVAIIFVLFFGVLIGMQYANEGLVKMRGVSDPKFEQPISVEQASAGEVEASFLGNNLSTHDLEAKQQRLEEVKSYNIFSTIGRGLAQFITGVIKGILSLLGTIVSLFA; from the coding sequence ATGAAGAAGTTTACTCTTAAAGTTGTCGCCATTATATTTGTCCTGTTCTTTGGGGTCCTCATTGGTATGCAGTATGCCAATGAGGGGCTTGTGAAAATGAGGGGTGTTAGTGACCCGAAATTTGAACAGCCTATATCTGTTGAACAAGCCTCAGCGGGGGAAGTCGAAGCGTCCTTTTTAGGGAATAATCTCTCTACGCATGATCTTGAAGCGAAACAACAAAGACTTGAGGAAGTAAAGTCTTACAACATTTTCTCAACGATTGGGCGAGGTTTGGCCCAGTTTATTACGGGTGTGATCAAGGGGATTTTATCACTCCTGGGGACGATTGTGAGTTTATTTGCTTAA
- the lepA gene encoding translation elongation factor 4, which yields MNREDRLKRQARIRNFSIIAHIDHGKSTLADRILEKTNALTAREMKEQLLDSMDLERERGITIKLNAVQLKYKAKDGEEYIFHLIDTPGHVDFTYEVSRSLAACEGAILVVDAAQGIEAQTLANVYLALDNDLEILPVINKIDLPSAEPERVRQEVEDVIGLDASDAVLASAKAGIGIEDILEQIVEKVPAPQGDPDGPLKALIFDSLYDPYRGVVAYIRIVEGTVKPGDKIKMMATGKEFEVTEVGVFNPKAVLCDELMVGDVGFLTAAIKNVSDTRVGDTITNAKKGATEALPGYRKLNPMVFCGLYPIDSSKFNDLREALEKLELNDSALQFEPETSQALGFGFRCGFLGLLHMEIIQERIEREFKIDLITTAPSVIYNVFMTDGAEVRVDNPSNMPDPQKIDRVEEPYVKATIMVPNDYVGAVMEICQEKRGIFIDMQYLDENRVSIIYEIPLSEIVYDFFDQLKSSTKGYASFDYELIGYKASKLVKMDILLNAERVDALSFIVHKDSAYERGKVIVDKLRELIPRQHFEVPIQAAIGQKIVARSTIKAMRKNVLAKCYGGDISRKRKLLEKQKEGKKRMKQVGSVEVPQEAFMAVLKMDDSQSKKS from the coding sequence ATGAATAGAGAAGACAGACTGAAAAGGCAAGCGCGGATTCGAAATTTTTCCATTATTGCTCATATTGATCATGGAAAATCCACACTTGCAGACCGAATACTAGAAAAAACAAATGCATTAACAGCTCGTGAAATGAAAGAACAGCTACTAGATTCGATGGATCTTGAGAGAGAGCGTGGAATTACGATTAAATTAAATGCTGTTCAATTAAAATATAAAGCTAAAGATGGCGAAGAATATATTTTCCATCTTATTGATACTCCGGGACACGTAGACTTCACTTATGAAGTTTCTCGAAGCTTAGCAGCCTGTGAGGGGGCAATCCTTGTAGTGGATGCTGCGCAAGGTATTGAAGCTCAAACGTTGGCTAACGTTTATTTAGCGCTCGATAACGATTTGGAAATTTTACCAGTAATCAATAAAATTGACTTACCAAGTGCAGAGCCTGAGAGAGTACGCCAAGAAGTGGAAGATGTCATTGGTCTTGATGCTTCCGATGCAGTGCTTGCTTCAGCGAAAGCTGGAATAGGTATTGAAGATATTTTAGAACAAATTGTTGAAAAAGTTCCTGCGCCTCAAGGTGATCCGGATGGACCGCTTAAAGCCCTTATTTTTGACTCACTTTATGACCCTTATCGTGGGGTAGTTGCCTACATCCGAATTGTTGAAGGTACTGTAAAACCAGGGGACAAAATAAAAATGATGGCAACAGGTAAAGAATTTGAAGTAACCGAAGTGGGAGTGTTCAACCCGAAAGCAGTTCTATGTGATGAATTAATGGTAGGGGACGTTGGCTTCTTAACGGCGGCTATTAAAAATGTCAGTGATACAAGAGTTGGGGACACCATTACAAATGCTAAAAAAGGTGCGACTGAGGCATTGCCTGGTTACCGTAAGTTGAACCCAATGGTTTTCTGTGGTCTGTACCCAATTGACTCATCCAAATTTAATGACCTGAGAGAAGCACTTGAGAAGCTTGAATTAAATGATTCTGCTCTTCAATTTGAGCCAGAAACGTCACAAGCGTTAGGCTTTGGCTTCCGATGTGGTTTCTTAGGACTCCTTCATATGGAAATCATTCAAGAACGTATTGAGAGAGAGTTTAAAATTGACCTAATCACTACTGCTCCGAGTGTAATTTATAATGTATTTATGACCGATGGGGCTGAAGTGCGTGTAGATAACCCATCTAATATGCCAGACCCTCAAAAAATAGACAGAGTAGAAGAGCCGTATGTAAAAGCAACCATTATGGTTCCAAATGATTATGTTGGGGCTGTTATGGAAATTTGTCAGGAAAAACGCGGGATTTTTATTGATATGCAGTACCTAGATGAGAATCGTGTTAGCATCATCTATGAGATTCCTTTATCTGAGATTGTCTATGACTTCTTCGACCAATTAAAATCATCTACAAAAGGATACGCATCCTTTGATTACGAGCTTATTGGTTACAAAGCTTCAAAGCTTGTGAAAATGGATATACTCCTTAATGCTGAACGGGTCGATGCTCTAAGCTTTATTGTGCACAAGGACTCAGCTTATGAGCGAGGAAAGGTAATCGTTGATAAATTAAGAGAACTAATCCCAAGACAGCATTTCGAAGTACCAATTCAGGCAGCGATTGGCCAAAAGATTGTGGCACGTTCCACAATTAAAGCCATGCGTAAAAACGTATTAGCGAAATGTTATGGTGGAGATATCTCCCGTAAACGTAAGCTATTAGAAAAACAAAAAGAAGGTAAAAAACGTATGAAACAAGTGGGATCTGTTGAGGTTCCGCAAGAAGCGTTTATGGCCGTTCTTAAAATGGACGATAGTCAATCGAAGAAATCATAA
- the hemW gene encoding radical SAM family heme chaperone HemW — protein MIQSAYIHIPFCHQICHYCDFNKFFIQGQPVEAYLDSLEKEMELVLKQYPVNQPLKTIYVGGGTPTSLNPNQLKRLLEIIQIHLPHSQDYEYTFEANPEDLVESKLSLLKDFGVNRLSIGVQTFDDVVLKEIGRTHRKEEVLSGIRTAQEVGFENMSIDLMYSLPKQTLESVKDSVDTALELQIPHLSLYSLIVEPKTVFYNQMKKGKLSLPSQDLEADMYDYIIETLFENNYNQYEISNFAKKGFESRHNLTYWDNESYYGFGAGAHSYLGGTRRGNFGPLKKYMSKIEEGDFPVLEETPLSRKEQMEEELFLGLRKTKGVSLSRFEQRYGENLLSVYKESINELTEKELVMIENDFIFLSKKGRFLGNEVFQAFLQD, from the coding sequence TTGATTCAATCAGCTTATATTCATATTCCATTTTGTCACCAAATTTGTCATTACTGTGATTTTAATAAATTTTTTATTCAAGGTCAGCCGGTAGAGGCTTATTTAGACTCTCTTGAAAAAGAAATGGAGCTCGTGTTAAAGCAGTATCCAGTTAATCAGCCTTTAAAAACGATATATGTTGGTGGTGGTACACCGACATCACTAAATCCAAATCAACTTAAGCGGCTACTTGAAATTATTCAAATTCACTTACCACATAGTCAAGATTATGAATATACATTTGAAGCCAACCCTGAAGATTTGGTTGAATCGAAGCTATCGCTATTGAAGGACTTTGGTGTGAATCGATTAAGTATTGGGGTTCAGACCTTTGATGATGTAGTTTTAAAAGAAATTGGTAGGACTCATAGGAAAGAGGAAGTTCTTTCAGGAATCCGAACAGCCCAAGAAGTCGGTTTTGAAAATATGAGTATAGATTTAATGTATAGCCTACCTAAGCAAACACTAGAGAGTGTGAAAGACTCGGTAGACACAGCCCTCGAACTACAGATTCCACATCTCTCTCTTTACTCTTTGATTGTTGAACCTAAGACGGTTTTCTATAATCAAATGAAAAAAGGTAAATTGAGTTTACCAAGCCAGGATTTAGAGGCTGATATGTATGACTATATTATTGAAACTTTATTCGAAAACAACTATAACCAATATGAAATCAGTAATTTTGCAAAAAAGGGTTTTGAAAGTAGACATAACCTAACATATTGGGATAATGAATCCTATTATGGATTTGGAGCAGGAGCTCATAGTTATTTAGGGGGGACCCGTAGAGGGAATTTTGGACCCTTAAAAAAATATATGAGTAAGATTGAGGAAGGTGATTTCCCAGTCTTAGAGGAAACTCCATTAAGTAGAAAAGAACAAATGGAAGAAGAATTATTTTTAGGTCTTCGCAAAACAAAAGGGGTAAGTTTAAGTAGGTTTGAACAAAGGTATGGAGAAAACCTGCTGTCGGTGTATAAGGAAAGCATCAATGAATTAACTGAAAAAGAACTTGTTATGATAGAAAATGACTTCATCTTCCTATCCAAAAAAGGAAGGTTTTTAGGGAATGAAGTTTTTCAAGCGTTTCTTCAGGATTAA